The genomic window GCCCCTGCGGTGTCACAGATATAATGCACCGCAGTAATGCCGGTTTCGGTGGTTTTGAGCCCAACGGTATCCAGCGGTGGAATATGCATAGACAATTCGGCCGTGCCACTGCCACGCGGCCCGATCCACGCATGCAATTGCATACCCGCTTTGGCCGTGAAGGAGAGAGTTTCAGTTTGCCCGTCTTTCTGCATGTGCGCGCTCATCCCTTTACGGCCGATGAAATGAACGAGCTGACAAACCAGCGCTGGAACAGCATGTAGAAGATCAGGATCGGGATCATCATCGTCACCGATGCGGCCATCGCATAGTTCCAGTAAATTTCGTCATTCCCGAAAATCGCGGCAATCGCCACCGAGATCGGCCTTGCATAGCTTGTCTGGGTGATCAGCACCGGCCACAGATACTGGTTCCAGCTTTCGATCCCCATCAGGATCGCGACAGTCGCCGTCGCCGGTACGCTCATCGGCATATAGACATACCGCCAGGCCTGGAACGGCTTGGTGCCATCCAGCGTTGCGGCTTCGTGGATTTCTATCGGGATCTGTGAAAAGAACTGGTAGAAAATGAAGATATAGATCGGGTTGGCCGCCCAGGGCAGAATCTGCGCCAGAAAGCCATCCCCCAACCCCATCCGGGTCACGATCAGCAGAAGCGGCATCATGATGCTTTCCTGCGGGATGATGTAGAGGGAAATGACCGCCGCCAGAAGCGCCGCCCGCCCCCGCATCGAGCCGCGCGCGAGTACATAACCCGCCATCGAACAGAAGATGATGCCCAGGCCCAATGTGCCCACCAGAATGATCAGGGAATTCACCAGATACCGGGCAAAGCCATAGGGCCCCGAGAAGGACATGATCTCTGCGAAGTTATCGAAGCTGGGGGTCGACACCCAGAATGCCCGCCACGATCCCATATCCGCCATGATCTCGAACCGGTCGGTTTTGAGGGAGGCAACAAACAGCATCACAAGCGGGGCGATCAGGATGAGAGAGACACAAATCGCCGTGACAAGCTGCACGGTCCGCAGCGAAACCCCGTTTTGAGACTTAAACATCATACCTCCTTAACGCGCGCCGCTGAATGAGCGTGATAAACAGAACCAGCACGAAAAGGATGACCGAGCCGGCGGCGGCGGCGCCAAGGCGCCCGCGGGCGAAGCCGGCCTCCACGATATAGTGCACAATGGTGTCGGTGGTGCCCCTTGGTCCGCCCTGGGTCAGGATCGCGACCTGCGTGTAAAGCTTGAAGGCCTGAATGGTTGTGACAAGCAGCACCAGCACATGGGTCGGGCGCAGACCGGGCATGGTGACATGCCAGAACCGGCGCAACGGGCTGGCCCCGTCAAGCTTGGCCGCGTCATAGAGATCTTCGGAAATCGACTGAAGCCCGGCCAGATAGATGATCATCTGAAACCCGTAAGCCTGCCATGCGGACAGGACGACCAGCGCGGGCATCGCAACGGAAGGTTCGGCCAGCCAGTCAACCGGGTCCAGCAACCCAAAGCTCAGGATATGGACCAGCTGGTTCGCGGGGCCGGACGGGTATTGATAGATCGTGACCCATATGACGCAGACCACAACCATGGACGTGATCTGCGGCAGAAACATCACCCCGCGAAAGAAGTTGCGGAACGGAAGTGCCGCGTTCAGCAGCATCGCAAGGGCCAGGGCCAGGCCGCACTGAACCGGAATAACCATCAACGTGAACCGGACCACGTTCCAGACCGCCTGCCAGAAATCATCATCTGTCAGAATGCGCTCATAATTCCGAAAGCCCACAAACTGTACCGGCACCGGGCGCGGGATCAGGGGCTGGTTGGTCATTGCTGTCCAGAATGACAACAGGAAAGGCGCAACAAGAAACGTCAGAAGAAGCAGGATTGCGGGCGCAATCATCAGCCATTCCTGCCGCTGAGAGGATGAAGAGACGTTCACAACTGATCTCGATTTACATATGGGGCATGTCTGGATGCCCCCGGCGCGGAATGCATCGCAATGCGCCGGGGGAAATGTGCTTGTCTTCTAGCCACCGAATGGCGGGTAGCCACCGTTATCCTCGATATCAATGTCGATGTTTTCGGCAGCTTCCTCCAAGGCGTCCTGCACGTCCCCGCCCGAGAAGATCTCATCAATCGCCTCCATATAGGCCAGGGTGATCGTCGGGTAGGCCGGGTGCGGCGGGCGTTCGACCGCGTGCTGTTCCAGTGCCACATGCATCGCCCCGCCTTCCGCATAAAGCGGGCTTTCGGCGGCAAAGCTGTTCATGCCCGGAAAGCCGACATTGCCTTTTACATATTCACGGTAATCCGTGTCGTTGATCATGAATTCAATGAACTGTCCGGCCAGATCAGGGTCTTCGGCGGCGGTTGTGATGCCCCAGATCCAGGTGCCATTGGGGCCGATGGACCCATTGCCCAGATCGGGCATGCCCATGACCACCACATTCCCGGCCCCAAGTGCGTTGATATATTCGTTATACACCCAGAAGCCGCCAAGCGAGATGCCGACATTTCCGCCATCGGCATAGAACGCATTGGCCCCGGCTGAGGCCGGAACAACCCAGTCATTTTCGACCCAGCGCTGCATTTCCACATGCAGGTCAACACAGGCCTCATTGTCGATGGTGCCGCTGGCCTCCCAGCTGTCGCGGTCGATCAGGTCGCAGCCCGCCGAGATCATCAGCGGTTCATAGGCATAGGTAATCCACTCGGTACGGTTGCCATAGCTGCGGAATATATCAATCGGCCATGTCACGCCATCAAGCCCGGCCAGCGCCTCGATCGCGCCGACCAGTTCGTCGCGATTCCAGACATCTTCGATCCCGGTGGGGATCCGAACGCCCGCCTCCTCCAGCAACTGGCGATTGCCGAACAGCATGACCGCACTGTCGGTCAGGCCAAGGGCATAGAGATTGCCGTCAACCGGATAGGTGCCCTGCGCGATATTCGAGGCGGTCATGTCATCCAGCAGTTCCTGGCTGACATAGGGCGTGATTTCCCGCATATGCCCGGACCAGACGTAATTGGACAGAAACGGTGCATCAAGCTCGACGATATCGGCAAGCTGCCCGGACAGGACCGCTGCGCCGAAGCTTTCATTATAGCTGTCATGGGGGGCGTAAACGAGTTCGATCTCGACGCCGGTGGCCTCATGGAACCGTTCCGCCACGCCTTCGTAAGTCGCGATCGATTCAGGGCTGCCCTGGTGCATCATGCGCAATTCCTGCGCCGCAAGCACGCCCGGCATGACCAGCATGACCGCAATTGAGTTCAATAACCTTTGCATCGTTTACTCCTCCTATCAGATGCCTTTGTTTTCTTCGGGTTTGCGTACCCGGTGCGATTGTCGTTGCACGAGCCGGAAGGCCAGTGTGTGCCCATGTGCCGGGGTGTCTTTCGCGGCGCAGACCCGACCGGCAATCGCGCCCATCCGACGATGCGGAAGCGCCATGGATGTCAGGGGCGGGTCCATGCGGCGGGCGAGTTCGACCTGGTTGTCAAAACTGCAGACCGAAAGGGTTTCAGACACCGAGATGCCAAGCCGGGCGGCGGCGGCATACACATCCATTGCAACGCGGTCATTGCCGCAGATCAGGGCATCGGGCAGTTGGCCCGCGGCAAGAAGCGCCCGAAGGGGTGCATCAACACTGCCGGCCTCTCCGTCAAAATACCGGGCGCGGGATGTGGCGGGGAAGACATGGGCGGGATCAAGATGCAGCCCGGCCTGCTCCAGCGCCGTTGCGACCCCTTCAAGACGCACGGTTGAGGCATCAAGACCGGGAAGGCTGACATAGCCAATGCGCCGATGACCCGCATCAATCAGGAATTGCGTCAGGTCACGCCCACCCTGCAATTCATCCGCCACGATCGAGGGGATGACGTCATCCGCATCGCGGCAATTCACCAGAACCAGAATACGCCCGACCATGTGTTTCGGGATAGACACCCTTCGATAGAAGCCGGACACATAGATAATTGAGCGGGGTTTGAACTGCTCAAGCCATTCGACGGATTCCTCGATATCACCACGCAACATCGTTGTGATCGAGGTCAGGCGTTCACTGGCCAGCGATTTTTCCAGCCCGCGCATGATATCTGCCGCATATGGCGAGTTGATCGCCCCGTCCGAGACGACCCCGACCAGCGGTAAAGCTCCCAGCCGCATGGCCTGTGCCGCGAAACTGGGACGATATCCCTGCTGGTTGGCCACTTCGATCACCCGCAACCGGGTCTCGTCAGACATCCGGATCGACGCCTGATCATTCAACGCACCCGAGGCGGTTTTTACCGATACACCGGCGAGTTTTGCAATTTCCTTGATCGAAGCCATATATGCCACAGGCGGGTTGAGTAATCGATTACTCATTTTGGGTAAACGAATACTCAAATCGAGTCAATGACTGCCCCGATCAACATCGATCCGGCTCAGGCGCTCTGGCCGTCGATGAGTTCAAAACCCAGATCAATCTTGCGCATGACTGGCACGCCGGACAGAACCTTGAGCACATTGCGTGCTGCGGTCTGGCCGATTTCGAGACGAAAGGTGCGGATGGTTGTCATCGGCTGTGGCAGGCATTGCCCCATGCGCAATCCGCTGAAGCCCGCAATCGCCATATCATCCGGCAGGGCGATATTTTTTTCCTGGCAGAAAAGCGCACCGCCCATGGCCGCCGTGTCGTTGGAATATACGATGACATCCGTCAGCGGCGCCTCTTTCAATAGCAGGTCTGTTCCGGCTTTTCCGGCGGGCATGTCGGGCGGGGCATTGTAAATCTCTGGGGCAACCAGACCATAGCCACGGGCCTCCAAGCGTTCCCGGAAGGCTTTGAACCGTTTTGCCGCTGCATAATCATTTGTCTGCCAACCGAGATACCCGAACCGCTGATAGCCTTTTGACACCAGATGATCCGCCAATGCCTGCGCTGCGGTGTCGTGTTTCAGGCCAACGCACATGTCGATCGGCGCCCCGTCGACATCCATGATCTCAACCACCGGGACCGAGGCATTTCTCAGAATGCTTATCGTGCGATCCGTATGAATAAGGTTGGTGACAATCACCGCAGCGGGGCGCCATGACATCATGGAGATCAAAAGCGCCTCTTCCTTTTCAAGATTGTAATCCGTGACACCGACAACCGGGTTGTAATCGGCTTTTTCCAGCTCTGCCGTGATCCCGGCCAGCACCTGGGAAAATACATTATTCACCAGTGACGGGATGATAACGGCGACCTGGTTAGACCGGGCATGGGCCAGCGACCCGGCCAGTTTGTTCGGCACATATCCGATCTGTTCGATCGTCTGCTGCACCCGTTCCCGTGTTCGCAGGGAAACCGCCTGGTCACCCCGGACCACGCGGGAAACCGTCATCTGGGAAACGCCAGCCGCCTGGGCCACGTCTTTCAGGGTTGTGCGGGCAGACATTTGGTCAGGCTTTCATCCTTAATTGTTAACGGGTGACAAGTTATCACTTAGCGATGCTTCGGACAAACTCTAGGCTCCCAGTCAGATTCTAAGGGAGGAAGACAGATGAAAAGAACGGTAAGCTCCGTGCTTGTCGGGGCCGGCATGGCCCTGAGCGCGACCATGGCTATTGCCGATTACCCGGAGCGGACGATCAACATGCTGGTCCCGTTCGGGGCCGGTGGCGGAACCGACGTTCCGGCCCGGTTCCTGGCGGCGGAGCTTGAGGGCATTCTGGGTCAGAACATCGTGGTGACCAATGTCGACGGCGCCGGTGGCACCGTGGGGGCCACCCAATTGTCCGAACAGGCGGCTGATGGCTATAATCTTGGCTTCATGCCGGTCGGCACCACAACGACCCAGCCACATCTGCGCGGCACCAGCTATAATGCCGACAGCTGGGCCCCGATATGCATGGTCAGCCAGGGGCCTTTCTATCTTGTTGTGGCCGATGACAGCCCGATTCAGTCGCTGGACGACTACAGGACCGCCGCAGAGGCAGGCACGTTGCGTTTCGCGGGTGCCGGGCCGGGCTCGATGAGCCATGTGGCGCAACTGACACTCGACAATGCGACAGGGGTAACAACCCAATATATCCCGACGCAGGGCGGTGGAGATATTGCCACTGAAATCTCGGGCGGGCGGGCTGAAACAACCACCTGGTTTGCCGATTATGACAGCCGGTTCGGCTGGCGCGCATTGGCGATCATGGCCGATGAACGCTCAGACACTCACCCGGATGTGCCGACCATGGCGGAACTTGGATATGACGCGCAGGTCTCTGTATGGTTCGGCCTGTTCACCCAGGCGGGCACCCCGGGTGATGTGGTCTCTGCCCTGTCGGATGCCTGTGGGCAGGCCGTTCAGACCGACAGCTTTGCCGAAAACATGGCCGGGGCCAACCGCCTGATCCGGTTTATGGATCACAATGCCTTTGGGTTGTTCTTCCGCTCGGCCTATGAGTTGAATGGCCAGCTTATGCGGGATGCCGGACTGATCCAGTAACGGTCCCTGATGGTCCATACGGCGCGCGCCTTGCCGTGCGCGCCGCAACCGGCAATCGCAACTCAAAAGGCGATCTCATGGCGCGCATGCTTGATATAACGGTTTCCGGTCTGCTTTTGCTGTCGGGTATCGTCTTGTTCGCATTGACCTTCAGTGCAGATTTCGACGTTGTGACATTTGGCGGGGATGTCGGCCCCGGCTTCGCACCCCGGCTGTTTCTTGTGCCATGGATACTTTTTGCGACTGCCGTAACCGTTCAGTCCATCAGGTCTGAAAACACGGAAACCCGGCTGGAACAGATCAATATACGCCAGCTTGCCACGACTGTTATCATCGTGCTTGCAACGGCATACGGGATCACGAAAATCGGCTTTGTCTTCGCCATGATCCCCGGGATGTTCCTGTTCTGCCTGGCGGTCGGGTATCGCAATCTGCCTGTGTTGCTTGCCGTTGTCCTGATGTCCGTACCCGCGCTTTGGGCGCTGTTCACCTTCGTGTTCGAGTTGCTGTTGCCGCATTCTCCCTGGTTCAATCAGATCTGAGGCAGAGACATGGACCAGATCGCCCTTGCCATCAGCCAGTTTGCAACATTTTCGGTTCTTCTGGCCGTCATCATCGGATGCCTCTGGGGCACAATCGCCGGTGCGCTGCCGGGGATCGGCACCGTGACCGCTCTGATCGTGGCGCTGCCGTTTTCCTTCAGTCTCGACACCGAAACCTCCATCGCGCTGTTTCTGGGGATTTATGTCACCTCAGTCTATGGCGGGTCGGTTTCGGCCATCCTGATCAATACACCGGGCACACCGCAATCGGCGGCAACGGTTCTGGATGGTTACCCTATGGCCAAAGCGGGCAAGGCGGATCTGGCCATTGGCTGGGCCACTTTTGCCTCGCTCTTCGGCGGCCTGTTCTCGCTGGCGGTTCTGATCGTTGCCGCCCCGACACTGGCGTCGGTATCGGTGGCATTCGGCCCCGCCGCCATTTTCGCAATCATCGTTTTTGCACTGACCTGTATCGCCTGGGTGTCGCGCGGCAGCACTCTCAAAGGCCTGTTGGGGGGCATGATCGGCCTGTGGCTGACAACGGTTGGCCCGGATGATCTGACCGGCATGACCCGGTTTTCCTTCGACATCCCCGCCTTGCGTGGCGGGCTGTCCCTGATCCCGGTGCTGATCGGGTTGTTCGCCCTGTCAGAAGTCCTGCACCGGGCCGCGTTCTATTTCCCGGCCAAGACCCAGGATGTGACCAATATCGGCTTCCGCATGCCCGAATGGCCCGAAATCCGAATGCGGTTCCCACAGCTTGTCAGGTCCAGTGTGATCGGAACCTTTATCGGCATCCTGCCGGGCACCGGCGCCACGGCCGCCACCTTCGTCAGCTATTCGGATCTGCGCCGCACCTCTCCACGGAAGGAGAATTTCGGCAAGGGGGAACCTGACGGGCTGATCGCCTCGGAGGCGTCAAACAACGCCGTCACCGGTGGTGCATTGATCCCCACGCTTGCCCTGGGCATTCCCGGCGATGGCGGTACGGTTGTCCTGCTCGGGGTGCTGACCATTCAGGGGCTGACACCGGGTTTCGATCTGATCAACAACAACCCCCATATTCTGACCGGCGCCTTTCTGGTGATCCTGGTCGCCAATTTCATCATGTTTGCCATGGGGGCCCTTGGCGCCCGGGTTTTTGAACGTGTCCTGCGTATGCCCGAGCCTGTTCTGATGTCGATGATTGTTCTGTTTTCGATGATCGGGGCCTTTACCGTTCGGGGCAATCTTGTCGATATCCTTGTCTGCGCGATCGCGGGCATTCTGGGGCTGGTTCTGAGATTTGCGAATTATCCGGTGGCGCCGATTGTTATTGGCATGGCCCTTGGGGCAACGCTTGAACGAAAACTGCGTCAGGGCATGATCTCTGCCCAGGGTGATTTTATCGCCTTCATTTCAGATCCAATTGCGCTGGCAATCCTTGGCATGACCGCCCTGATCGTGCTGACACCCCTTATCAGGCGCGCCAGGGCCGCGAAGGCAACGGAGTAAAAGACATGACACAGCCCAATGTCCTTCTGGTTGTCACCGATCACTGGCCCGCGGCCCTTCTGGGCGCTGCGGGTCATCCGGCGGTTCACACACCCGTTCTGAACCAGCTTTGCCGGAACGGTGTGCGGTTCACCAATTGCTACTCGGAAACACCGGTCTGCCTGCCCGCGCGGCGCACATTGATGACCGGTACGACACCGCGCATCCATGGCGACCGCACATTCCAGCCGCACCGCCCGATGGAACCGCACCTGCCCACGCTTGCACAGAGCTTTCGCAATGCCGGCTATCAGGCCTATGCCGTGGGCAAGACCCATACCTATCCGCAACGCGACAGAATCGGGTTTGACGATATCCTGCTCGATGATGAAGGCCGCACATTATACGGCGTGACCGATGATTATGAAATCTTCCTGGGTGATCAGGGTTTTGTCGGTCAGCAATTCGGGCATGGCATGTCGAACAACGCCTATCAGGCCACGGCCTGGCACCTGCCGGAACATGTGCATGCCACCAACTGGGCCACCGATGCGATGCAGCGCTATGTGCGCCGCCGCGACCCGACACGCCCCTCTTTCTGGTATCTCGGCTATCGCCACCCACATCCGCCGCTGGTTCCGCCGCAAAGGTTTCTTGATCATTATAGCGGGGTCGAGATCGATACACCGTTCTGCGGGGATTGGGCCAACGAGACCGAGGACCTGCCCTATAACCTTCAGGGTGTGCGGTCCCGCGCGGTCTATTCAGATCGGGAGATCACATGGGCACGTCGCGCCTTTTATGCCCTGTGTACCCATATCGACCAGCAGATCGGCGCATTGATCGGAACCATCCGCGAGGAAGGTATCCTTGACGAGACAATCGTCATGTTCACCTCGGATCATGGCGACATGCTGGGCAATCACGGTTTCTGGGCCAAACAGACCTATTATGAAGGGTCGTCCAATGTGCCGATGATTGTGATCGGGCAG from Rhodophyticola sp. CCM32 includes these protein-coding regions:
- a CDS encoding tripartite tricarboxylate transporter TctB family protein — translated: MARMLDITVSGLLLLSGIVLFALTFSADFDVVTFGGDVGPGFAPRLFLVPWILFATAVTVQSIRSENTETRLEQINIRQLATTVIIVLATAYGITKIGFVFAMIPGMFLFCLAVGYRNLPVLLAVVLMSVPALWALFTFVFELLLPHSPWFNQI
- a CDS encoding ABC transporter substrate-binding protein, with the translated sequence MQRLLNSIAVMLVMPGVLAAQELRMMHQGSPESIATYEGVAERFHEATGVEIELVYAPHDSYNESFGAAVLSGQLADIVELDAPFLSNYVWSGHMREITPYVSQELLDDMTASNIAQGTYPVDGNLYALGLTDSAVMLFGNRQLLEEAGVRIPTGIEDVWNRDELVGAIEALAGLDGVTWPIDIFRSYGNRTEWITYAYEPLMISAGCDLIDRDSWEASGTIDNEACVDLHVEMQRWVENDWVVPASAGANAFYADGGNVGISLGGFWVYNEYINALGAGNVVVMGMPDLGNGSIGPNGTWIWGITTAAEDPDLAGQFIEFMINDTDYREYVKGNVGFPGMNSFAAESPLYAEGGAMHVALEQHAVERPPHPAYPTITLAYMEAIDEIFSGGDVQDALEEAAENIDIDIEDNGGYPPFGG
- a CDS encoding sulfatase-like hydrolase/transferase, which translates into the protein MTQPNVLLVVTDHWPAALLGAAGHPAVHTPVLNQLCRNGVRFTNCYSETPVCLPARRTLMTGTTPRIHGDRTFQPHRPMEPHLPTLAQSFRNAGYQAYAVGKTHTYPQRDRIGFDDILLDDEGRTLYGVTDDYEIFLGDQGFVGQQFGHGMSNNAYQATAWHLPEHVHATNWATDAMQRYVRRRDPTRPSFWYLGYRHPHPPLVPPQRFLDHYSGVEIDTPFCGDWANETEDLPYNLQGVRSRAVYSDREITWARRAFYALCTHIDQQIGALIGTIREEGILDETIVMFTSDHGDMLGNHGFWAKQTYYEGSSNVPMIVIGQKDDREVGFNRTDDRITGLQDVMPTLLGLAGIDVPETVEGCSMISDRPRDHLYGEFGEEAHASRMIRAGQYKLIWYPVGNHFQLFDIDADPQEMTDLAGDARHGATLDQLKTLLRAEMYGSDDKWCDGDEIVGEPGRKFHPGANRELSLTRGHQWPVPPINPKGGMKFFPEAPDGWDGSV
- a CDS encoding Bug family tripartite tricarboxylate transporter substrate binding protein; translation: MKRTVSSVLVGAGMALSATMAIADYPERTINMLVPFGAGGGTDVPARFLAAELEGILGQNIVVTNVDGAGGTVGATQLSEQAADGYNLGFMPVGTTTTQPHLRGTSYNADSWAPICMVSQGPFYLVVADDSPIQSLDDYRTAAEAGTLRFAGAGPGSMSHVAQLTLDNATGVTTQYIPTQGGGDIATEISGGRAETTTWFADYDSRFGWRALAIMADERSDTHPDVPTMAELGYDAQVSVWFGLFTQAGTPGDVVSALSDACGQAVQTDSFAENMAGANRLIRFMDHNAFGLFFRSAYELNGQLMRDAGLIQ
- a CDS encoding tripartite tricarboxylate transporter permease, with product MDQIALAISQFATFSVLLAVIIGCLWGTIAGALPGIGTVTALIVALPFSFSLDTETSIALFLGIYVTSVYGGSVSAILINTPGTPQSAATVLDGYPMAKAGKADLAIGWATFASLFGGLFSLAVLIVAAPTLASVSVAFGPAAIFAIIVFALTCIAWVSRGSTLKGLLGGMIGLWLTTVGPDDLTGMTRFSFDIPALRGGLSLIPVLIGLFALSEVLHRAAFYFPAKTQDVTNIGFRMPEWPEIRMRFPQLVRSSVIGTFIGILPGTGATAATFVSYSDLRRTSPRKENFGKGEPDGLIASEASNNAVTGGALIPTLALGIPGDGGTVVLLGVLTIQGLTPGFDLINNNPHILTGAFLVILVANFIMFAMGALGARVFERVLRMPEPVLMSMIVLFSMIGAFTVRGNLVDILVCAIAGILGLVLRFANYPVAPIVIGMALGATLERKLRQGMISAQGDFIAFISDPIALAILGMTALIVLTPLIRRARAAKATE
- a CDS encoding carbohydrate ABC transporter permease, which codes for MFKSQNGVSLRTVQLVTAICVSLILIAPLVMLFVASLKTDRFEIMADMGSWRAFWVSTPSFDNFAEIMSFSGPYGFARYLVNSLIILVGTLGLGIIFCSMAGYVLARGSMRGRAALLAAVISLYIIPQESIMMPLLLIVTRMGLGDGFLAQILPWAANPIYIFIFYQFFSQIPIEIHEAATLDGTKPFQAWRYVYMPMSVPATATVAILMGIESWNQYLWPVLITQTSYARPISVAIAAIFGNDEIYWNYAMAASVTMMIPILIFYMLFQRWFVSSFISSAVKG
- a CDS encoding LacI family DNA-binding transcriptional regulator encodes the protein MASIKEIAKLAGVSVKTASGALNDQASIRMSDETRLRVIEVANQQGYRPSFAAQAMRLGALPLVGVVSDGAINSPYAADIMRGLEKSLASERLTSITTMLRGDIEESVEWLEQFKPRSIIYVSGFYRRVSIPKHMVGRILVLVNCRDADDVIPSIVADELQGGRDLTQFLIDAGHRRIGYVSLPGLDASTVRLEGVATALEQAGLHLDPAHVFPATSRARYFDGEAGSVDAPLRALLAAGQLPDALICGNDRVAMDVYAAAARLGISVSETLSVCSFDNQVELARRMDPPLTSMALPHRRMGAIAGRVCAAKDTPAHGHTLAFRLVQRQSHRVRKPEENKGI
- a CDS encoding LacI family DNA-binding transcriptional regulator, whose translation is MSARTTLKDVAQAAGVSQMTVSRVVRGDQAVSLRTRERVQQTIEQIGYVPNKLAGSLAHARSNQVAVIIPSLVNNVFSQVLAGITAELEKADYNPVVGVTDYNLEKEEALLISMMSWRPAAVIVTNLIHTDRTISILRNASVPVVEIMDVDGAPIDMCVGLKHDTAAQALADHLVSKGYQRFGYLGWQTNDYAAAKRFKAFRERLEARGYGLVAPEIYNAPPDMPAGKAGTDLLLKEAPLTDVIVYSNDTAAMGGALFCQEKNIALPDDMAIAGFSGLRMGQCLPQPMTTIRTFRLEIGQTAARNVLKVLSGVPVMRKIDLGFELIDGQSA
- a CDS encoding carbohydrate ABC transporter permease encodes the protein MIAPAILLLLTFLVAPFLLSFWTAMTNQPLIPRPVPVQFVGFRNYERILTDDDFWQAVWNVVRFTLMVIPVQCGLALALAMLLNAALPFRNFFRGVMFLPQITSMVVVCVIWVTIYQYPSGPANQLVHILSFGLLDPVDWLAEPSVAMPALVVLSAWQAYGFQMIIYLAGLQSISEDLYDAAKLDGASPLRRFWHVTMPGLRPTHVLVLLVTTIQAFKLYTQVAILTQGGPRGTTDTIVHYIVEAGFARGRLGAAAAGSVILFVLVLFITLIQRRALRRYDV